The following are encoded together in the Drosophila sechellia strain sech25 chromosome 3R, ASM438219v1, whole genome shotgun sequence genome:
- the LOC6616749 gene encoding uncharacterized protein LOC6616749 yields the protein MALYYILVISVLVVFTQGSYLSSVNQESGVGVHQSGVISSGAPAVGITRGHSAAPQPQRPISGYGSLSGPVGGSRRVPPIGVTGSRPRGGAPRRPSAGAHGRPNVGGSAHGNSYQNLQRSQKPY from the coding sequence ATGGCACTCTATTATATTTTGGTGATCAGTGTCCTGGTTGTCTTCACCCAAGGATCGTATTTGTCGTCGGTGAATCAGGAATCCGGAGTGGGAGTTCATCAGTCTGGAGTTATTTCATCTGGAGCTCCAGCTGTCGGAATAACCCGTGGCCACTCTGCTGCTCCTCAGCCCCAAAGACCCATCTCTGGCTATGGATCCCTCTCTGGTCCTGTTGGAGGTTCCCGTCGAGTGCCCCCAATTGGAGTGACCGGATCTCGTCCTCGTGGTGGAGCTCCGCGTCGTCCATCTGCTGGAGCTCATGGTCGTCCAAATGTAGGTGGATCTGCCCATGGAAATTCCTACCAGAATCTCCAACGCAGCCAAAAGCCTTATTAA
- the LOC6616750 gene encoding uncharacterized protein LOC6616750 — protein sequence MLIQFAFVFCVLNVLVQGYHVTQVEPVSSVEAHFAGGVSSGAPISFPEVRPAPGSQAKSPAARPVAPRIVSSYGRRQTGSNSRPAVIGSAGRAIGGGANHGQNRNRIHKPN from the coding sequence atgctaattcaatttgctttCGTGTTCTGTGTTCTGAACGTCTTGGTTCAAGGATACCATGTAACGCAAGTGGAACCTGTATCCTCGGTAGAAGCCCATTTTGCTGGAGGTGTCTCATCAGGAGCTCCTATTAGTTTCCCCGAAGTGCGACCGGCCCCAGGATCCCAGGCTAAGTCCCCAGCTGCTCGTCCAGTTGCTCCTCGTATTGTTTCTTCTTATGGTCGTCGTCAAACTGGATCTAACTCTCGTCCTGCTGTTATCGGTAGCGCTGGACGTGCTATCGGCGGAGGAGCTAATCATGGCCAGAATCGCAATAGGATTCATAAGCCAAACTAA
- the LOC6616751 gene encoding endochitinase A1 — protein MAARYIIVFSAIFVLTKGSNIFPIEQESKVALHSPVVSSGAPAVVVSQGHPSAHQPQRPIYSHGPGSIPVGGNHRVIGTGLAGRLHSGSYIRPATVVVPGPTVLISAPRVVAAPVVPIRHPHGVPAPIVIGSGHSNIHQTHHHGHTPY, from the coding sequence ATGGCAGCCCGCTACATTATTGTCTTCAGCGCCATATTCGTCCTGACTAAAggatcaaatatttttcccatTGAACAAGAGTCGAAGGTGGCACTTCACTCGCCGGTCGTCTCGTCTGGAGCTccggctgttgttgtttctcAAGGACATCCATCAGCTCACCAGCCGCAACGCCCGATCTACAGCCATGGTCCAGGATCCATTCCAGTTGGAGGAAATCATCGTGTGATCGGAACAGGATTGGCTGGTCGTCTTCATTCGGGGTCCTACATTCGGCCGGCTACCGTGGTCGTTCCTGGTCCCACAGTCCTGATTTCTGCTCCCCGAGTGGTGGCTGCCCCAGTGGTTCCTATCCGCCATCCCCATGGAGTGCCAGCCCCAATTGTTATTGGATCTGGACACAGCAACATTCATCAGACTCATCACCATGGCCACACGCCCTATTAG
- the LOC6616752 gene encoding uncharacterized protein LOC6616752, translated as MALNIIFVIIATIVLAQGSNISPVAQENLVRVHHSGVVSSGAPAIGVTRGRPAASQAQRPAYGHGSISGSIGGSRRVGEVPAAGSRPYGGAPRRSSASAYGRPIGGGAAPGNVHRNRNQKPY; from the coding sequence ATGGCTctcaatattatttttgtcATCATTGCCACAATCGTCCTGGCTCAAGGATCAAATATTTCGCCAGTTGCGCAGGAGAATCTTGTGCGGGTTCATCACTCTGGAGTGGTTTCATCTGGAGCTCCTGCCATTGGTGTTACCCGGGGCCGCCCAGCTGCTTCTCAGGCCCAGCGTCCTGCCTATGGTCATGGATCCATCTCTGGATCTATCGGAGGATCCCGTCGAGTGGGCGAAGTTCCAGCTGCCGGATCTCGTCCTTATGGTGGTGCTCCTCGTCGTTCTTCTGCAAGCGCTTATGGTCGTCCTATCGGAGGTGGAGCTGCCCCAGGAAATGTCCACCGCAACCGCAACCAGAAGCCATATTAA
- the LOC6616753 gene encoding uncharacterized protein LOC6616753: MAARSFVIFSAIFVLAQGSNFLPIEQEAEVPIHSGAPAEIISQGHPSVSQSVGSAYGQGTLQVPVGGGHSGVGLGLAGARPYVAAPPPAVSYTRPAVSYARPAVSAPRPAVSYARPAAVVVPALVVAPIRQPQGVPAPAVVGAGHGNVYHGRHHG; this comes from the coding sequence atggcagcCCGCTCCTTTGTAATCTTCAGCGCCATATTCGTCCTGGCCCAAGGATCAAATTTTTTACCCATTGAGCAGGAAGCGGAGGTGCCAATCCACTCTGGTGCTCCTGCGGAAATCATTTCGCAAGGACATCCATCTGTGTCCCAGTCCGTTGGTTCTGCTTACGGTCAAGGCACACTTCAAGTTCCAGTTGGCGGAGGTCATTCCGGAGTCGGACTAGGGTTGGCTGGTGCACGACCCTATGTCGCTGCACCTCCTCCTGCTGTGTCCTACACTCGTCCTGCTGTGTCTTACGCTCGTCCAGCTGTGTCTGCTCCTCGTCCTGCTGTGTCCTACGCTCGTCCTGCAGCCGTGGTGGTTCCTGCTTTGGTGGTTGCTCCCATTCGCCAGCCTCAAGGAGTCCCTGCCCCAGCCGTTGTAGGAGCTGGTCACGGAAATGTGTACCATGGTCGCCATCATGGCTAA
- the LOC6616754 gene encoding histidine-rich glycoprotein, with protein MALRFVVLLSAWMVLAQGSFLRGSNILISEAEVPQKGYLPVEDASVHQILHSEPLSAGVGSHHQGVHLYQSQSHHHEHGPHYQLESHHHLSESHHHHQLSESHHLIHGSPQHHYHGSHPHQQLEAPVHEVHGSHHQHPIHASPHHHNHLKAPYHGTHGVHHLHHQRNCHATIHCPRVHSPTYATDGHLCYKVKNSCELAVLNCLRRNELKPVLRHIGHHECHRLPSAHRAH; from the exons ATGGCTCTGCGTTTCGTTGTCTTGCTGAGTGCTTGGATGGTCCTTGCCCAAGGATCCTTTCTGCGCGGATCGAATATTCTTATATCAGAAGCGGAGGTTCCCCAGAAAGGATACCTGCCTGTCGAAGATGCTTCAGTGCATCAAATCCTTCATAGCGAGCCATTGTCTGCAGGAGTAGGAAGTCATCATCAAGGAGTACATTTGTACCAATCCCAATCGCATCATCACGAGCACGGACCCCATTATCAGCTAGAATCTCACCATCACCTATCTGAAtcccaccatcatcatcagttGTCTGAATCGCATCATCTCATCCACGGATCCCCGCAGCACCACTATCATGGTTCACATCCTCACCAACAACTTGAGGCACCAGTTCATGAAGTTCATGGATCCCACCATCAGCATCCAATCCACGCGTCCCCCCATCACCACAACCATCTGAAGGCACCATATCACGGAACTCATGGTGTTCATCATCTGCATCATCAGCGCAACTGCCACGCCACCATCCACTGCCCCAGGGTTCATAGTCCAACTTATGCCACCGATGGTCATCTCTGCTACAAGGTGAAGAACTCTTGCGAACTGGCCGTTTTGAACTGCCTGCGTCGCAATGAACTTAAGCCAG TTCTGAGACATATCGGTCATCACGAATGCCATCGTCTGCCCAGCGCTCACAGGGCCCACTAA
- the LOC6616755 gene encoding uncharacterized protein LOC6616755 has product MKFSLYICLLLCVALSQVSGNCSGECPDTEEVVWALGGGCNVFRNKCYFDKENCHRKPPLTITTKMECQKQCSDICTAIYQPTTGIYKGKVLHFGNECEKRAHTCRSGHTFL; this is encoded by the exons ATGAAGTTCTCTCTCTATATTTGCCTTTTGCTGTGTGTGGCTTTGAGCCAAGTTAGTGGTAACTGCTCAGGCGAATGTCCGGATACGGAGGAAGTTGTTTGGGCTCTCGGAGGAGGTTGCAATGTTTTCCGGAATAAGTGCTATTTCGACAAGGAGAACTGCCATCGCAAGCCAC CATTGACCATAACGACCAAGATGGAGTGTCAGAAGCAATGTTCTGACATTTGTACAGCCATTTATCAGCCCACAACAGGAATCTACAAGGGCAAAGTCCTACACTTTGGTAATGAGTGTGAAAAACGGGCTCACACCTGTCGTAGTGGCCACA CTTTTTTGTAA
- the LOC116801504 gene encoding uncharacterized protein LOC116801504, with translation MKFFLYISLLLCVALSQVSASCPESCADTEDVVWALGGGCNVFRNKCYFDKANCNPDYELTITTKEECQKQCADACGAVYQPTGGIYKGQLRKFSNECEKIIHTCRTGETFV, from the exons ATGAAGTTTTTCCTCTATATTAGCCTTTTGCTGTGTGTGGCTTTAAGCCAAGTTAGTGCTAGTTGCCCGGAAAGCTGTGCTGATACGGAGGATGTGGTGTGGGCCCTTGGAGGCGGATGCAATGTTTTCCGCAATAAATGTTACTTCGACAAAGCGAACTGTAATCCCGATTATG AGTTGACCATCACCACAAAGGAGGAGTGCCAAAAGCAATGCGCTGATGCCTGTGGTGCGGTTTATCAGCCCACAGGTGGAATTTATAAGGGTCAGCTGCGGAAATTTAGCAATGAGTGCGAGAAGATCATTCACACCTGTCGAACTGGCGAAA CTTTCGTATAG
- the LOC6616756 gene encoding lysosomal aspartic protease, translating into MHCLISLWLSLWILCLFWAKCQGQLIRIPMQFQASFMASRRQHRAGRSSLLAKYNVVGEQELTSRNGGATETLDNRLNLEYAGPISIGSPGQPFNMLFDTGSANLWVPSAECSPKSVACHHHHRYNASASSTFVPDGRRFSIAYGTGSLSGRLAQDTVAIGQLVVRNQTFGMATHEPGPTFVDTNFAGIVGLGFRPIAEQGIKPLFESMCDQKLVDDCVFSFYLKRNGSDRKGGELLFGGVDKTKFSGSLTYVPLTHAGYWQFPLDAIEVAGTRISQHRQAIADTGTSLLAAPPREYLIINSLLGGLPTSNNEYLLNCSEIDSLPEIVFIIGGQRFGLQPRDYVMSATNDDGSSICLSAFTLMDAEFWILGDVFIGRYYTAFDAGHRRIGFAPAA; encoded by the coding sequence ATGCACTGCCTCATTTCGCTGTGGTTGTCCCTGTGGATCTTGTGCCTGTTTTGGGCGAAGTGCCAGGGCCAACTGATCCGGATTCCCATGCAATTTCAGGCCTCTTTCATGGCCAGTCGCCGTCAACACCGTGCCGGCAGATCATCCCTTTTGGCCAAGTACAATGTGGTTGGAGAACAAGAGCTAACGTCAAGGAATGGTGGGGCCACTGAAACGCTCGATAACCGATTGAACTTGGAGTACGCTGGACCCATTAGCATTGGATCGCCGGGTCAGCCTTTTAATATGCTCTTTGACACGGGATCAGCCAATCTCTGGGTGCCAAGCGCCGAGTGTTCGCCGAAGAGTGTGGCCTgtcaccatcatcatcgctACAACGCCAGTGCCTCGAGTACCTTTGTTCCGGACGGTCGGAGATTTTCCATCGCCTACGGAACTGGAAGTCTGTCGGGAAGACTGGCCCAGGATACGGTTGCCATTGGCCAACTGGTGGTGCGGAATCAAACCTTTGGCATGGCCACACACGAGCCGGGTCCAACCTTTGTGGATACCAATTTCGCGGGGATTGTGGGACTGGGCTTCCGGCCAATAGCTGAGCAGGGAATTAAGCCATTGTTCGAGAGCATGTGTGACCAGAAGCTGGTGGATGATTGTGTGTTCTCGTTTTATCTGAAGCGCAATGGCAGTGATCGAAAGGGTGGAGAACTACTTTTCGGTGGGGTGGATAAGACCAAGTTTTCGGGATCCCTAACCTACGTGCCCCTCACTCATGCGGGGTATTGGCAGTTCCCTTTGGATGCCATTGAAGTGGCCGGTACTAGAATCAGTCAGCATCGACAGGCCATCGCGGATACGGGTACATCTCTACTGGCAGCTCCCCCCAGAGAATACCTAATTATTAATAGTCTCCTTGGCGGTTTGCCCACTTCAAATAACGAATATTTGCTCAACTGTTCTGAGATCGATAGTTTGCCCGAAATCGTGTTCATCATTGGAGGTCAGCGATTTGGCCTGCAGCCCAGAGATTATGTAATGAGTGCTACAAACGACGATGGATCGAGTATTTGTCTATCTGCTTTCACCTTGATGGATGCGGAGTTCTGGATTCTTGGAGACGTTTTCATCGGTCGATATTACACCGCCTTCGATGCGGGCCATCGGCGAATTGGATTTGCCCCAGCGGCCTGA
- the LOC6616757 gene encoding cathepsin D has protein sequence MLRVLCFLLAFLSLVFATRKILKVPIYVRRSFNGSEVFMARSAAKGGETLQLLLQTHNNMEYYGTIAVGNPKQNFTVIFDTGSSNTWIPSVNCPMSNSACQNHRKYNSSRSSSYIPDGRNFTLRYGSGKVVGYLSKDTMHIAGAELPYFTFGESLFLQHFPFSSVKFDGLVGLGLGVLSWSNTTPFVELLCAQRLVEKCVFSVYLRRHPREIVFGGFDESKFEGKLHYVPVSQWHTWSLQIAKTSVATQQIGGKSNAILDTGTSLVLVPQQTYHNLLNTLSAKLENGYFVVTCKSESLPNINILIGGMVFPLTSSDYLMEVLLDRKPVCVLAIAPINRGFWVLGDIFLRRYYTVFDATGKRIGLAKAK, from the coding sequence ATGCTTCGCGTTTTGTGTTTCTTGCTCGCGTTTCTGAGTTTAGTCTTTGCTACTAGAAAAATTCTGAAAGTACCGATTTACGTTAGGAGAAGCTTCAATGGAAGTGAAGTCTTCATGGCCAGAAGTGCAGCCAAAGGAGGCGAAACACTTCAGCTGCTGCTACAGACGCACAACAATATGGAATATTATGGGACAATAGCCGTGGGAAACCCTAAGCAAAACTTTACTGTGATCTTTGACACGGGATCTTCGAATACGTGGATACCCTCTGTGAACTGTCCGATGAGTAATTCGGCTTGTCAAAATCACCGCAAGTACAACTCTTCTCGATCAAGTAGTTATATTCCTGATGGAAGAAACTTCACCCTGCGATATGGATCGGGAAAAGTAGTTGGCTATCTATCAAAGGACACCATGCACATTGCTGGAGCTGAGTTACCCTATTTCACATTCGGGGAAAGTCTGTTCCTTCAACACTTTCCCTTTAGTTCCGTAAAATTTGATGGACTAGTGGGCTTGGGCCTGGGAGTCTTGTCCTGGTCCAATACGACTCCATTTGTGGAACTTCTGTGTGCACAGCGATTGGTTGAGAAATGCGTGTTTTCGGTTTACCTCCGTCGACATCCGCGGGAGATAGTCTTCGGAGGATTTGATGAATCTAAGTTTGAAGGAAAACTGCACTATGTGCCAGTCAGCCAATGGCATACCTGGAGTCTTCAGATAGCCAAAACTTCAGTGGCAACTCAACAAATTGGTGGGAAAAGTAATGCGATATTGGACACGGGAACATCACTGGTTCTGGTGCCCCAACAAACATATCATAACCTGCTGAATACTTTATCAGCTAAGCTAGAAAATGGTTATTTTGTGGTGACATGCAAAAGTGAATCTCTgccaaatattaatattctcATCGGAGGAATGGTATTTCCCCTAACATCCAGCGATTATTTAATGGAAGTGCTTTTGGATCGTAAACCAGTCTGTGTGTTGGCCATTGCTCCCATTAACAGGGGATTTTGGGTACTCGGCGATATCTTTTTGCGCCGATACTATACGGTTTTCGATGCCACAGGAAAGAGGATCGGGTTGGCTAAGGCCAAGTAA